The sequence below is a genomic window from Bombus pyrosoma isolate SC7728 linkage group LG9, ASM1482585v1, whole genome shotgun sequence.
aTGTCCACCTTTTGTTGTGAGACGTGCGAAAGAAAACCAGGATTGCATCCTgtaaattgtttcaaaatatatcacaCAGCTTaaagattacaaaatacaataatagtGTGAACAAAGctggtatttaagtgaatttgtttcttccttcatttatttaaaccGTCTTATTctttagttaaagtaaatttcaaataaaatacttaaaagCGTTGGAAGCTGctggtaacgaaattgaagtAAAATTCGGACTGCTAAGGGTTAAGATGTAGTTTCATTTGctataaacgaaatttaaacgtATTTATTTTCCCCTCATtgggaaatataatttacaaagcagacaaaagtttcttttatctaCCAAACGATATAACACGacactttgcatatttttgcGTTTTCGAGTTTCTCataattgcattaaaattCGCAGAATTTAATGGCAGATAATAAATGATTCAGGACTACTATATATGCAATTCTTTCACTATAAAACATACCAAcgatttaataacattttcccTCCTACATCTACTTAcgattaataagaaataatacacGATATGCATTACAGTGGCTGTTTGATTAGAAATTTATCCACGAAATATCCACTGAGTCTAAGTCCCACGATTAAAAACTACCTATCCAACTTACTTAATCCTACATTAAAAGTAATCAACGAGTAGTTGATAACCCTGTCGACTAGATACGCGCTAATTCGATCGCCTTAAATATCTTTGATATCCTGCTGTATGATCACGATTCACTCGATTCGATGAGTCCAATCAGCGAGTTAAGTTAAATTTATGACGCTAAGAAACACTTATCAGAATAACGTACGTTCTCTTAACACGTCGGCTGCCACGccagttttatatattttcaatcaaTAAACTTTCATTCGTGCAAAGTGTTAGATCCGATTTACTCATTTTTTCATCCAACAATGTTATCCAACATATTCACGTTGTTAAACAGTTTCCAGCCCGTAATCTtgatcttattttaattattctgaaGCAGCAATTTTCAACCATTATCAACTACCGATACAGAGGTGTGCAGGAAAAATTGTTCAGACACGCAATACCTAACGTATTCAATCGGCTCCCGATCGACTCTCTTTTCAAAGGATCGTCAAATAAAAAGACGACGATGGTCAAAACGATAGTCCTGTCTCCAATCAAATATATCCATTTATCATAGTTTTTAGTCTGTGGCAAAATTTTAGCAATTAGTCTATGCGTGCCATAAGATGAAAAGGATGGGAGGATCGCTGTTCTAAAGAATTTAGTAACGTGGCTCACCGATGGCCACCGTGACAGGCAACGTGTTAACTTAGGATGAAAGATGAGGAATCGTCGCCTTggataaatattacaacacaGATAAATTGCCAGCTAGGTATATGTACACGCACAGTCACGCTTTATAACCGACCTCTCTCTACTATCTACAGATTTACATCGCACGCAACATCGTATTAACCTTGCTGCTTCGCTACTTCTAATTCTATGCAAATTTACAGTCCGATTCGCCCCTCGTGCCATTCGTAAGCACACACGTTAGTATTTAACTGTTCCGTTGCAACGGCGGTTATTGTCTCGAGTTTTGGAGAACCGAAATTTTATTGGGTAAACGAAAAGTTGTCAGTGAAATCTTTTCTTGGTTTCTTTAACGCGATTCTGTTAGGTTGTTCCATAAGATTGgtcgttttctcttttgttaCTTATTTTTCCCGAAGAATTGTTTCCTGTTTGTCAAATATTGCctatttgtatttgtttttttttttcattcattaaaaaatcgtCTAGTTTTCTTTCATCCGTTTCATAgttctgttaattttattaattactactTCGTTTTAAGTAGGAGATATTTTTTCGAAgattaataagaaacgaagatttttgaaatttcgcgaAAGGAGAGCAAGCAGAAGCAAgtggaataaattgaaaaaaagaaacaaacacaATTTCTGGGTGAGAAGGGATGAGAAGGCGAGGGAATTTATGATTGATCTCACAATGATTCCTCGCAATTTCCTGCCAAATTTTGTTATCGAAAAGCgacaaaatttatgaaacgacCTAATAGATATCATAGTCgatgtttcttaaaaaaaaaaaaaaaaacagtttgaattattatagaaattctgAAATTGATCGTTAGCTGTACTTTACGATCGTGTGTTGTAATATCGTCTGGAATTATTGATAACTGAAATTTCACCgtcaataaaatatctataatcaCGATTGAAATTTACGCTTGTTTCGTTATGTTGTTTTTCAAAGGAATATTCTCAGCAGCTGCAAAATCTTTTTATCGGTAGTAACACACTCTatcgtttgataaattttatcatgATATGAAGTAGGATATTTTATACCTTACTATAAAACTTATGAAACTCCAAGATATGTGCAATCTATTAATGAataagtttatataaaaaaaatacgataagCGTATCGGTATATGAAACATATTTacgtaatgaaaataaatttagcataaagaaagttaaaaaatcaCTGTGtagttgaaaatatatacaaaacctTTCAGGCGTTatataaatcgaaatattcagttttcgaaagaaaattctcaatCCTCGACCGACGTATTCTCCAACGTAATGACCATATAACACGTACAGAGAAGAAtgtcatattaaattttgcttCCGCTATTATTTACTAATCAAATAACACGTTACTCCTTCTCTCTTGCGTCATTCTCTGTATACAACACCGGTTGAGTTACACGCtccaagaaaaaaaaaaagaaaaaggaaaaacctATCCTTTAAGGAAGGTCTATtccattaatgaaatattaacataaaattgcaCGTGTTACGATTCTaaggaaaaatacaaaactaaaaaaataaaaaataaaaagaagaacaaaatttatcccattactatataatatgaaacttaaaaaatgCCAAAAATACCCTATGACAACAAGAACAAAGGGGAATGCAAAGATAATATATCAACTGCTCTTTATCATATCTCCAACCAAACAActgtaaaaaatttgaaaaaaaattctcaaaCGTTAGATTGCGAAAAAATAGAGCCCTCCACTAGGAGACTCGGTCTTTACAAATCAAGGCCGAATCTCCAGTAGAGTCCTGGTCTTCTGGGCAAGGGTCTCGCGGGGAACTGGTGTCAGGGGATCTCGGTGTTCAACGTACCCTTGGAAACCACCTGAACGACGTCAGTCTTACCAACAGCTCCTCCTTGTTCCACCACCACGTTATTGTTGTTGtgattgttgttgttgttggtCTCTGGATGTTGACTGGCCAGATGTTTCCTCAGCGCTGCTTGCCTGGTGAACTTCGCGTCGCACCTGGTGCACGATATCTCAATACTCCCGGTAGACGACGAATGTTCTCCGTTAGCCAGTCTTGGTTTATGCCAGCGTCTGTGAGAGGCCAAATTCGCCGGACACGAGAATCTCTTGTCGCATTCTGGACATCTGTACTCGACGTGGGCTATCCTGGAGCACCTGTGCTGTGCCAACTGGAACGCGTCCTCGTGCAATTGCCTGCAGAGCTTGCACTGATAAGGGCCAAGCCTGTTCTCGATCTTAGCTAGCTCCGCTCGCGCCTCCTCGGTGACTTCAACGATGTTGAATGCCGGATCGATGTCTCCGGTGACTACAGCCTCGTCCGGGCCCAAAATCACGGTACCCGACACCGGGCTACTGGTGTCCTCGTCGAATTTCAATCTTCTAGCGTGTTTCTTTTTGGGTCTCTGAAGAAGCTTCTCGGTGGAACTGGATCTGGAGCTACTAGACGCGACGTTGTTGTTGCTGGTCGTCGAGGCTGGACTCGAGTCCTCCTCTCTTACTTTTCGTCTTGGACATTGCGGAGGCGACGGTGTGCTCGGTGGAGTCATGGGAGCGTGCTGCATCCCCTGCAGGTGATGCTGCGGCGTTAGAAGAAGCTGCTGGTGATAGCTTTGTACCGATTGAAGGTGACTAGGACTGGTTAATAGAAGCTTCTGATTGTGCGTGTAATATTTGGAAGCGATCTCGTTCGAGCTTGAACCAAAGGGAGCTAGTCTGGTGGTGGCCTCTTCCAAAGTGCAGGTTTTGACCGTTGGTTCCGGAGTTTGCAGTGGCTCTTTCTTGGAAAGTAGCTCGTAACTGGAATGACTGTGTACCGAGGAACTTCGTGGAACCGTGTCGAAATCGTCGACCACCAGGGGACCCGTTTCGTCGCTGTTCCTTCCGTACCCGGTGTTTTCCAATTCTTTGTGCACATCGTCCAACGTTCTCTGATCTTTCTTGGAATCTACGAGATCTTCGGTTTTCGGCGTGATCGGTGTAGGCGGAGGTTTCAAAGACAGGTCCAGAGGACACGGGGTAGACGATCTAGACAAGTCCCAGTTTTGAAGAACGTGATGATCGGGAACCCTGGAGTAGGTGGGAGGATTCTCCATAGGAATGTGCCAACTGGTAGGCGCGCCGTACGAATGCTGGTGGATCTCGTCACCGTAGTAACCCAGATAATTCAACCCAGGGGCCAGGAACGCCCGTGGCAACGAACTGTGCAACATACTGACGTTCGTCTCTGCCAAATGTCTCTTTCCTTACGTTTCTCCTTAGACGAAccatatattcgatatttcaaccGTTTCCATTTTACGTTGATTAAGAATTCTTAGAAACACTGGGATCTTCTCTAACGTGCACAATGCAGTCTCCTACCAACGTTCTTCATCTAATAATTCTGCGACTCACGATGTCTGATGATCGCTGATCTTTCACTCGTCAAACAGATGGTGAGTTTCTCAATGTCTTGTCAATTGATAATTCTACGACGATTAAAACGACGTCCGACGActtttcgatatatttgtttctcaCTTGGCGAACAGATGGAATTTCTTGATGATTTTAAAGACTTGTCGAAGATTTTTCGGATAATTTCCAGTATATAGGACACGCTATCTGCTCCCTCGACGGCTGAACGCCGTTTGACAGAAGTACGCGAGTAGAACCTCTGGTATATTCGAACGCTCCGCCCGGGAGCCGCGTCTCGCTTTGTTTCCTATTGGTCGACCGATCTCCGGCCTCCTACCCCCACCGCTGTGCATATTTGCCACCACTCCGGTGGAATTCTGGCGCGTGCTCATGTAAACACTCACCGCCCCGTCCAACCGCCTGACTAATGAATGTATATCTCCTACGCCGCTGTACCGTGGCCTCTCCACTGGAGAACGATGTCGTTCCTGTCGATTCTTTAATAGAGAATGCTACCCTTTAAGCGGATCCCTTCCCCAACGTTATTTCCTTCCGACGAGCTTTCTTCGAGCCTGCACGGATTCAATATGGTGAATTTATTGGAGGTTAGGTTGATAGCGAGTCGATTGACTAGGTTTGTGGAAATGCATGGTACTTGGAGAACGTACTGGcacagaaatgaaatttaattgtttagataaataattgttagTTCGTTAGAATGTTATAGTCTTGAATATGAGAATGTTAGGATGCTGTATGACATTAGTATGTAGAATGTTATGGAATACTAGTATGTTAGATGGTATTGGAAGGTTAGAATGTTAGAATGTTACGGAATATTAGAGTTACGGAATATTAGTATGTTGGAATGTCGTAGAATGTTAAAAGGTTAGAATGTTATAGCGTTGAATACGAGAATGTAAGGATGCTGTATGACATTAGTATGTAGAATGTCATGGAATACTAGTATGTTAGATGGTATTGGAAGGTTAGAATGTTAGAATGTTACGGAATATTAGAGTTACGGAATATTAGTATGTTGGAATGTCGTAGAATGTTAAAAGGTTAGAATGTTATAGCGTTGAATACGAGAATGTAAGGATGCTGTATGACATTAGTATGTAGAATGTTATGGAATACTAGTATGTTAGAATGTCGTAGTATGTTAGATGGTATTAGAAGGTTAGAATGTTAGAATGTACGGAATATTAGTATGTTGGAATGTCGTAGAATGTTAGaagattagaattttataggATATTAGGAtgttaaaacgttataaaatatcagaatGTTAGAATGTTATAGGATATTAGAAtgttaaaacgttataaaatatcggAATGTTAGAATGTTATAGGATATTAGAAtgttaaaacgttataaaatatcggAATGTTAGAATGTTATAAGATATTAGAATGTTAAAATGTTATAGAATATCGGAAAGTTAAAACGTTATTGAATATCGGAATGTTAGAATGTTATAGGATATTAGAAtgttaaaacgttataaaatatcggAATGTTAGaatgttatgaaatattaaaatgttaaaacgtTATAGAATATCGGAATGTTAGAATGTTGTAGGATATTAGAATGTTAGAATGTTAGATATAGTTACTAGAATGTTGAAATTAGATAGATTGTTGTGTGATTGGTATTGTTATGTGACTGTTAAGTAATTAGTAGATCCGTCTGCAACCttctttttgttaatatttttttcttttttttttatttaattctttacattcacaatttgtccaatttggacatttggtagaattttttagctgtttgattatcatgtgggtggctacccccagcgggataccatcatcgtgtttgttaggttatatcctttgtgttTTGTTAACATGCGGTCCTTTTCAGGTTTCCATATTTTAAAGTCTCAAAATTCTTGAATATTCTTCCAAGTTTCTAGGACATCATCCAATAGTTTTTATCAATacctatattatattatgttaccTTAACTTTTTTAAGCAGAccaaaat
It includes:
- the LOC122570493 gene encoding uncharacterized protein LOC122570493, with amino-acid sequence MLHSSLPRAFLAPGLNYLGYYGDEIHQHSYGAPTSWHIPMENPPTYSRVPDHHVLQNWDLSRSSTPCPLDLSLKPPPTPITPKTEDLVDSKKDQRTLDDVHKELENTGYGRNSDETGPLVVDDFDTVPRSSSVHSHSSYELLSKKEPLQTPEPTVKTCTLEEATTRLAPFGSSSNEIASKYYTHNQKLLLTSPSHLQSVQSYHQQLLLTPQHHLQGMQHAPMTPPSTPSPPQCPRRKVREEDSSPASTTSNNNVASSSSRSSSTEKLLQRPKKKHARRLKFDEDTSSPVSGTVILGPDEAVVTGDIDPAFNIVEVTEEARAELAKIENRLGPYQCKLCRQLHEDAFQLAQHRCSRIAHVEYRCPECDKRFSCPANLASHRRWHKPRLANGEHSSSTGSIEISCTRCDAKFTRQAALRKHLASQHPETNNNNNHNNNNVVVEQGGAVGKTDVVQVVSKGTLNTEIP